The DNA region AAACCATGGGTTTAATGGAGAAGCCACCCACGATTTTATTCCCTTTGCTGCTCCGTAATTTGGTATCTTCTGTATTGATTTCCGCCGATAAATCACTTTTCTACTTGTCGGAACGATATAAGCTTCTTAAGATGATACGTTACCTCGTCGTCActtgttttctcttctttttaaaGTTAATCCTTTCTTCTATTCCTACTAATTTACTCTCTTTATCACTACAATCCGATGAGAATAACTCGTTTAAGACCCACAAAAACGATGCTTATGCCGTCGCCGGTGTTGGGGTCGGCGATTCGGGGATTTCTCGTGCGCTTTCGCAGTTACTTGCCAGTGTTAATGACATTCCCGTTAGCTCCAGAAAGTACGAAATCGTACGGTCTTTGGCTGAAAGGTTGATCGAAGAGAATTGTAGGGAAGGTATCAAGGCTTTGCGGGAAATGAACCGTGTGGTTTTATCCGCGGCTTTCTCGAGGACCCTTTGCCAGCTTGAATCTGCAATGGCCGAACACGACAGGGTCGGTCTTGATGGTTCGGTGGCTAGACCGGTTCAGTATCAGGTGGTCAGGGTCTTGCGGGCGGTTCGATCGGTTGGGGATGGGGTGTGGGGTAGAGCGGGGAAAGGGGTGGTAAGGGATGTGAACCGGTCGGGGAATTCGGCTGAGAAAATGGCGGCTGAGTTGCTTTGGTTGGCGCAGAAATTAGCTGCTTGTGGGTTTGCTGATGAGGCTCTTGAGAAATGGGCATCGGCTTCGAATTTGGCTTCGCTTTCTCTTTTGGCTGAGCCGCGTCTTCAAGGTTCCCTCGTTAAGGTTACGGGTAtgttttaatcctttttaatttcaTCACTAAAAATAATTAGTTAAGGATTAATTACATCATGCATCCTAAACTATCTTCAGATTCTAAATTAATCCCGAaagtttaaaacattttaattgagcTTTGTATAAGCAGGCCCTTTGGTTAGCTTATGCTATGAATCGTGTTTAGAATATGTCTATTACATGATAAAAGAATACATGTCAAAATTAATGGAGAAAGTGCTTCATAAATCCCTCTATTATAGGGATtctatcaaattagtccctttcatattaaaaatctcaatttaattattatattattaagaaGAATCAAATAATGTTAAATTAGAATATAGTTATCATCATCGTTAAGAAAATGacatgaaaattatatttttatttatacttgTCAACATCTTACCTTGCTACTCTATAATTATTCTTCttttaatagtaataaaatttggacttctttgatttttttttagtaatataGAGAATAAATAATCGAGGGATTAAATTGATCCGATACCATATGCAGCATTTTTATTCAACCAAGCGAAGAACATTAGAGTGGAAGAAGATCGTGAAGAAAGCAGCAAAGAAAAGTGGAGTCAAACAAAGATGAAAATGATAACATCGTGGCTGCCGTTGTTGTGCAGAGGGAGCAATGGCAGCGACGTGCCGGTGCTGAGCATAAGCGAGAGAGCCGAGCTCGAGAAGATATTGGAGGACGCCATTGAAAAGCTAGAAGGAGAGGAACAAGAGCAAGTGCTTTCGCTTTGGCTTCACCATTTCACGTATTGCCCATCCTCCGATTGGCCTAACCTCCATGCATCATACACTCGTTGGTGTACCACATCTCGCAAAGCTCTTTGTTCTCACTTGAGTATTTAGTAATTTCGTGTCGTAATACAATTATGGCTTAATGGTCTAATTCcttcgtatttttttaaaaaaattaattaaactcctgggatatttttttatcttaactaATAAAACtggttaaataaattttttgaccaaCGTTGACCGTTACAGTATTGACGTGATCATTAACGGTCACTACACTTttagattaatttaaataattaaataaaacataaattattataTCCATTACTACATATAAAAGGAATGTTTTTTATCCAAACATTTTTTGTCTAGTGACAAGAGCATTATGTTGTAGGCATGAGATTTTTGAGTTCGATCCTAAACAATCCCATTCCTCTCCCccaattataaaaaatgaaaaaccgTACATTAAGCACAGTAGAAGTTTTACCTTAAGAATGTAACACATGTTAAAAATGAGTTTTTATCATATACTTTTTTTCTTTatctaaatttttataaatttacataaCTTTCTGtaagttaataatttattttacgtAAATTGCAGAAGTATTGTTTTAATTCTATATATTATCACTGTTGGGATGAAGTCGAACACAACAAAACAATGCTGAAGCACAATAGACGTTCTTTCACTCTCAATAAATTTGTTATAATAAATATCGATAATGATGGTAGAATGATCgcaaaataataagaaaagaaaaataagaatatacaaattttacgtggaaacccttttgggaaaaaccaCGAGAAGAGGAATGAAAAGGAGTTTCGACTGCAtttatttaagggttaaaaaacTCTATTCTAATCAAAGTTAAATCatagaagtataattctatacgACCTCAACTTGTGTGGTATTTATTTTTCCActatatttatttcttcaacaagtgatGAGATTTGGGTCAATCTCTAGCAAAATCAATTCGGTAATTATGGCGAACCCAAGAACACAATATATCAACAATTGATGCAAGTAAACCACAATATTGTAAGTAAAAATAAAGAATTGAGACAAGcaatttttacatggaaacccccTTTAAATCAAAGGGTAAAAACTATGAGACTTGAAAGTCCACCAAAAGCTCTGCTATATCaaaagtcttactagaatatTACTATATAAAGCCACAACAAGAGCATATAACTCAACAAAGGCTATCAACAAGTAATCCCAAGCAAAATAAAGAGTAAAGTTGAGAATTTCACCTAAAAAGTGGCTAATTTTGAAAGTTGAAAACCCGGAGCTATAATATTCCAAAAGAAAAATGGACCGTACGCATTAAAGATCTTCAAGTCTACTAGCTATCGTAAAAAAACAACTCCAATGGACACTGGATGGATCTCTAATCTGCCGTAATTTGATATAGCAAATTACGCTCTCTTGTGTACTTAAGGAGCATGTTCTAAAGTAGTTTAAGAGTCTTTTAATgcttttttttaatcaattattaGTTTTTAGTTTCAATGCTAGCTTTTATGCTATGCACTTTTAGTTTCAATAGATATCTACATGTTTTTAGTTATCAAAAGTGCATAGTATTAATTTGGGTTGTGGATTTGTGACTATTCTTGCTTGCCATCAATTTGATCAATGACATTTTAAGATTTACTAAGCATTTCTTAACCCTCACCTCTTTTGTGGTTATTTGATGATTCATTTGAGCATGACATTGGTTGGGCTTTGAGTTTTGATGATAAGTAGGAGCTAAGCTTTATAGTGGTTGATTGATTGAAATGTTGCATGATTAATTTAAGGGTTagtgactaaatcataaaaattaaactaaatcaaataaattttaaaccctaaaagtTGACGACTCTAGGGGAATATTTAGATAGATGAGACCAAGAGGAGATTCCATTGTGAACAAATTCAATTTTCCCGAATTAGTTtagtgaggtcaagagataaattggactaaattgtctAATTGGGTAAAATGGTGACAAAGAGGTAACATTGGACCAATTAGAAGTTTAAGCAATTTAAATCCCTAACCCTAGAATAAATTAGCAACATGGACATCAATTGACCATTCTATTtcatcaaattaatatttatgtaattttgaattttattcaatCTAATCCTTCTAAGTATAGTTTAGTTTAATCAACCTTGAGTTATGAATTGTCGTAATATATCACTTAGCCATTAGCTAGCTAGACTTCCTAATTACATACTTGATCATTGTCCATTCACCTTATCAACCAATATCTCTTCGGTTCAATTCTCGAAATGCTTTGTGTTCCGTTCCGTGTTTCATTGTAACACACAAATATTTACAACTGACCTATCACACTTACAATTAAAACTGCTTTTAAATCTAGATTTGTATTAAATCTCTGCTCGGCGTATGAACGCCAACATACGCAGTCAACCTCCGATCGAAGAAAATACTAAAACTACTgtggtaaaatattaaaataataataaaaaataatggcCAAAACATAAATAATAGCACACACAGAAACAAGAAGGCTCCCACATAATTGGACAACCCCACCGCCAACAATCACACAGTATTAACTTTTAGGTAATTACgtttccttttatttcattacttatatattttaatcattttcttttttctttaaaatcttCTAAATTTCTATAACTAATtatgcaaataatttaatgaatttagctaaaaaatagtatatatataattaaattaaatataaatttagaatacttaattttaattaaaatcaaacatatttttttagtaaaataaatcagatatatttaattttaaagtgtttcaatttttagttttataaaaaattaataaaataaggagaaaataCACATAAATTATAGAGATAAGTGCATTTTATATTAAAtctaaaagtgtaaatattgtttttttaatttttttccctatttttaaaaaaagtgaatGTATTTATTAAATTGCCAAAAATTTCGGCACTAATTGCTTTAGTGAACCACGTGTTTTGTTGAAATCTTTATCAATAATTGAGGATCCAATTATGCTGCTGATtcatcaataataaaaatattaaaatatagccTGAAAATGAGATGACAATCAcgtttacatgtttaaataataaagGATTACCGAAAAATTTGACcactaatatttacatattttgtcaaaatgatattaattgtatttttgtacttttttggCCATTaacatttattcttttttttttcaatttactttttttaacaaattagatgaaagtattgttaaaaaaattaacgggatgatgtagaatttcatatgtggaatatttttaatgaaatatgatttattacttagataaccaaataaaataattacacatgaaaataataatgtaaataaataattcatgaagTTAAAAATATAAcacttaatttaaagaaaataaacgtaattatttaaaaaaaaggtttcaaTATGAATGCACTATCATGTGATAAAAGTTGGAAGTCGTAAGAAGTTTGAGCAATGATAGTTCCTCCGATATCGATTTTGAGTAATACATAAAGGAGAGTCCAATTTGCAAGGAGATCCTCAAAAGAGATAGTCGATTGAATCCTTTGTTGATTGGAATGATCATGAGTCTTAAAAATGGAGCAGATGATCTAATGGTAAATATAAGAGATTTTCTTGACAAGGGGAATGGGACTTGGGTTGGAGCTTTTGAATATAAGGTCATTTTTGGATTTTCAAATGATCCATAGGGTGCAGGCAATAGATGTGTATAAATTCCTGGAATCTTGAGAGTTGAGTTCATTACCCTATAGCCATTGTAAGATCCAATCAAAGATAGACGAATTATCAAATGAGTCAGTGTATAGGGCTAAAAGAGAGCCAAACCATAATGCTCTAGCAAAACTATAAGTAAGGAAGAGATGGTCTTGGGTTTCCCTATTTTCTTTGTAGAATGCCCCTCTTTGTAGGAGGGGCATTTAGAATCAATATTAGAAATTTGTCTTGAAATGAGGTCTTTAGTGGGGAGATAACCATCACAAATCTTCCATAGAAATAGGATTATTTTAAAGGGGGTCTTTAGCTACCAAAGTTTTGTCCAAATCATTTGATGTGAACTTGGGCGGGTAACATTGGAACTCCTTTGATAAAGAAGATCATAAGCATTTTtaacttagggtgggtttggatgggtggAGGCGTGCAATGTGGtgtgtttagtttactttttgtctcacgatACAATATcactacaatatctaatctcacctCCACTACTGTTTTTATAATAATCGCAGGTAAATGCACTgctcatccaaactcacccttaaacAATACCATTGAAATCAACTTTCTAGACAAGCTTGTCCTCTCTCATTTGAAAAGAGATTGTTCTACTAAAAATATCAGTTGCTTTATTAACATCAAGTAATCTGAGTGACTTATTTTGATCCAAATTATGATACTAGGGCCTAATGGAATTATGAGTTAGATGGTTTGAGGTTGACTCGATTGATAGATGCATTGTTGCAATACTTTGCTCAAAGGACTTTTGATAGAAGGCAAGGCTGATCGGTCATTATACACCATGCCACTTTGGAGAGAAGAGCTTCATTAAAGAGTTTGGTCTTACGAATGCCCAAGCCCCCTTAAAATACGGGTGCACAAAGCATATCTAATTACAGGTGTGAATTTTCTTGACATTGGTATTATAACCCCACCAAAAAGCTCTGATTCTCTTATCAATTTCTTCATATACATTAGAAGGGGTTGTAAAGATTGAAAGAGGGTAGAGTAGTAGGGATGATAAAGTGAACTTGATAATGTAtcacataatttttttcttttttaatatctACTTTTTATTAAAAGTGAAGTATGCTTCATCCTTTTAACCTTTTATCAAGTAATTAGAGTTTGAAATGTATTATCCCATCCCCACTTCTATTATtatatcaaaagaaaagaaaaaattaatgagaaaaatattatttcaaatgttttattttagtaGTCAACATTAAGTTATTAAAAGAAAGTTAAACctggaaaattttagaaaaatataaaaaatttattttatttgtataaataactttgtatttattttttaattatttaagtaaaatatatttatcaaattcaattaaaattaatatttatcaaattcaattcaattcaatttttaattaactttaatttaaatttacgTACTTTAAATCATTTAACTTTTTAGATTACATAATTAAGGATAAAAAAGAAACttcaagtaaattttaaaaagaaatcgcAAATTAGGGGTGAATATTTGGTACATTTATAgtgcatttattttatttcacaagtaattaaaaaatttaatatgtgtgtttttttttaaatattttactatatctcTATAAGTACGGGTGAAGGCAAAAATTCCATTAAGAGAGActgaaactaaattttaattgttacgataataaaaatataattttactattgaatggtttatatctttataaatttaaaaagtttaagtataaaatttttcattttaagggagTTGAGGCCCTACCAGCACTCTAATTATGTCTTTGTCTATAAGACACTTatcaacttttaattttatttgtaaaatctaaaaactttattgataatatatcaaataattttcttttattacttAAAAAGAAATCTTCAATAAAATTATTGCATTTAATGCTGAAGAATTATAAACAGAAATCTTAAAAGTATTTAATTAATGCAAAAACaacttcaaatttaatttttaattttcaaaaaggtcCTAGGTGATGAAAAATACAAAGCATTATGCGCGCGGGCCGGAGAGACACGTTAATCGACTTTATCCACACTATTTAACACACAACATCAATGAAAAAGTGCAGTATTTTCTCGATATTGCCTCCCGCATTTAATCTTTTTCAAGTTTATGCTACAAACGTGATGTTTTGagattatgttatattataatttaaatttttattaaaaaatataatttttaagtgaTAAGATTACATTATCAAATGGATTAAAATTGAGAAAAAGTTGTTGAGTTTTAGAattaatgtgaaaaaaaaaatcctgTCATTATGATGTTGCCCATTTTGATATGGAACAACatcaaatagatgtgaaaatagcATTCTTAGTGGAGAATACTTATATCAAACAGTCAGAAGGATTCCTCCTTAGCCATGCAGGcttaataaatctaaatatagATTGAATAAGTCTCTCGCCAatggtatttaaatttttattattttttttagataaaacatCATGGACCAATATATGTATCTTAATTAGTGGGAGTGAAACTTGTTtccttcttgtttttttttttatgtggATGATATTTTACTTGCTCCTAATTATAAGGATTTTTTATAAGAGATGATAGGTTTAATTTGAGAACAAAAATTTAAAGTATCATATACACTTTTACTATTGGAAGTCTAATGTAAGCTCAAGTTTGTATTAGAACTGATATTGCATTTAATTTTGGTATGTAGAACACTGAAGAGCTATGAAGAAAACGATAATGTTCCTTAAAGAGACAAAAGATTACGTGCTTACCTGATAACTTAGAGATAGTTGATTACTCAAACTCAGATTGCACTATGTGTTAGGTTCATAAAAATCAGTATCAAAgcaaatattgattattattttttctggacttgttttgaagaagaaaaaagaacccATATCAGCATTCCATTCAACATTTAATGGAGAAATGATCATAAAATACATTTTCAATAATATAATGATCAATTTATAACTTTTCGTATTTgagtgatgaaaataaaaatacattaataaaCAAAAGATTACTTACcagtaaaaataaacaaatttaactattaGGATTGCaccttaacaaattttttttttaaattgcagACAAATTTATCAAACCCTGATTtactttataataattattttatttaaagaatcataaaattatgaatattatatattgcattcaataattttttaataattaatggaGAAAAATAAGATTATTTGAAATCGAACTCAAATCTGATGGCTACAcaataatttttagttttaaattttttactcactttttcttttgtttttttcgaGTGCATGTGATGCGGTATCTTCTTGTAGTTTTCACCAGCTAATTTTTTATATGGAAATATTACTATTTTGACACTTTTGTTTtgtataatctttttttttcataaaatataattaatgatTTGATTGCAATACTTTGTTTATTACAAATTAGATGAATGATTAGTGGGAATTACAACATGGATGTTTCTAATACTTAAGtggtcaaaatgtaaaaatttaagatttagtttatatacttataaaagttattttttatttaaaagtttttttctAGTCATTAATGTCGTAAATATCTTCTGTCAAATTTtatcaacttgaaattttgattaggCTGTTCACATATGAAGTGAAATACACgtgttaaattgaaatttttttaaaaaaactaccaacaatgataatgattttaaactattatttttaaaatgaaaaagcaggaagattgaatttttaactttaaaaatatagGGATGAAATCTCAAAATTTATATAAGTATAGGGATTAacgacatattttaaccttattaaatTAGCAGAAATGTTAGTTGGCAAGGGCCACGTTGCCTACTCGTTTTAATGACAGTGGAATGTGGATAAAAAATTGATAACCAcagatataaaaataataataaaagactattcaattattatattaaataatagtgTCATGTCGAAACTAATTgcaaatgatttaataataaatatattaaatcataaaatattttttgaagaaatatattaaataattatgcaGCTAGCCactttaaaaatgaattattagcaTTTTTTCCCTATTTTGATTGCCTGTAGTTGAATTGATAAcggtttaattaatataataatacttttagtccttaatatttatattttttatcaatttaattctagttctatataattcaataaatttaatcattcacatttacaaattctatcaatttaattcttaaacTTCTTAACCAAAGCTTTTAacttttagcttttaaaatagaGGCATTCCACgtctataaatttataaaaccaaaaagagcaaaaaaaaaaaaacttctccaATAATTAAGTGTTCCGAAGTAATGATATACTCTAGGGTGACTAGATTAAATAGATCATGAACAACCAAGCTAAAAATAGGCAAAAATAAATTTGctattaaaaacaaaacattctTGCATATGCAACAATCAAGTGAAGCAGTAGTCAAACTTTCCACTTTGCTTTCGGTTTATGGCATTAAGTTGCCTGTGCACATTGTTATACTCAGCAACACGAACCTAACATAATAAACAACATACTTGCGTAAAAAAACCAGCCTACATTCAGGTGTATAAATCAGAAAATCTAGCAGAGGACTTACTATCTTGAGATCGTCCTCAATCTTTTCTACTTGAGtgtaattgaaatgaattatcaaaaaatatatttgttttattagagaagtcttttttattttttaattacatgattaccaagtaagtaaatttttttatttcaaaatatcataataaaaaaatattaagaattaaatttaaattaaaaaaaaaaaatttataatattctaAAAGTACCTATAAACACAGTTTAACCTTAATcgattcaacatctttttctaatttaatatattaatccACTATCGATTCAATAAATTCAATACACCCATCCTGAATATTCAAGAGGAGAGGACAGGCTGTGAATGGGCCCATAGTGACGACTATGTCAAAGTTGATTAAGGGCAACGATATTGACTCACCCACCAAATTATCAAATTTGTCCTATGTACACATCGctatatttgtattaattagtttttattataaatttatttatagcgATAGAATTTTAACATTATTGTTAATGCAGGAAAATGTGCGTTCAAGTGCGTTGAAGAGGAATTATGAGTAATTTTaggtataattttaaaaagaataaatatgatAAGAATCTATAACaagattatttaaataaattataaattatgttaaaaattctaATCTAGTTtctcttaatattttttatgttgaaGTTATAAGTCTATAATTAATTAGATGTATTAAAGAATATAATTGAGATTCTGATGGCACAATTATTTGTTAATCAATtgtaatagataaaataaaaaattcagttCGGCCTTCAATCTGGAATTAGCAACGTGCTTTTACACAGTAAATTAGACTTATTAGTGCAAATTCTGACCATGACccatcaaatattaaaatattaaaataatgttttgaCAACTCATATAATTGAAATCTAGGGATTAGCTTTTGAATAAAAGTATACTTTTCCGTATACAATTAGGCATATGTTAActtgttttaattaatatttaagaaaataaatttgattttgatatttgtaTTGTCtgattaaacttaaaaaataattaaaaagtaatcgttaggttgaattttgaaaatttgagaatTTTGGTATAAAGTTTTATGAAAATTCAAGAGTCTTAGGATAAAATTTATGTCGATCTTAAAAACTTTTTAGAAAAACACTTCTTAaaagtgttttatttatttatttgtcatgtTCAATCTTTTCcaacattttaaaatatgtttcatATTCAGTGATAGAGTTTCTGATAAAATGAAGATTGATATGAAGagatttttagaattaaatttcgAGCAAAAGATTTGTATGTTAAGGAGAAGATTATTGATGttaaaaatctaaaattgaaaaatcgaccaaacaaagtaaattagttcAAGTAAGTAAATTTGATGTCGTTTTAATTCGGTTAAtgagtatttatttttctatataatgttttcattttaattttatattaaacatgtgaaattgatttttttggCGAAGATGAGTAGAGAAATTAGAGCTGCTATTTATTACAATGGTCAAATTTGTGACATCGAAATATAGGTCGTTTTTGTATCAGCCTAACTTACAAAATTGCCTTTTAACTTGAGCATCAAATTAAATGAGCTTCTATTAAGAATTAGAGGGAAAGTCTCGACTTCAACACGGAGGAGAATTCCAAGCTTGAAATATAGACATGTACCCTCAATGAACTCTGTTAGATATGATACATTTGAGCTCAATTAAAAATGTTATACTAGAGTTATATGCCAGTTTGTTAATGTAGAGGAAGGTGGTCTGAGTTTGACAACAATTCTAGTTAATTTGTTTCAGGAACAGGAAGCAAATAGTCCAACCACACGGTTGTGCGGTGGTTTCACGACATTTTTGCAAAGCTTATATAAGGGAATGCCAGAATCATCAATGGAAGGCATTCCTCAGTTTCTGATCGCGCCCTAAAGTTTGTACGTAGGGACTTAAAAATAtgcaattgaatatatatatgttaagcaCGGTATTTGCAAGCGAAtagatcaaattgtaatatagttttagtTTGCAACGAAACACTGGGAAGTTTTTCGAGGATTGCACCTAAAGGATTACTAGATTGGAGAAAATTATTACTACATTAATTacctaaaaataattactaatctagtCGAGTTATGAATTAATGGTGCAAATTCCAAATTGATTGAAGACAaaactaaattaaactaaaactaaaccTAGGTTAAACTATCAGAACTTCTTATTCATAGTTTCAAGAATGTGAGTTACTTAGCCTAGAGTCATTTGAAtcactaattactaactaagctGATAACTACCTTTAATTGAGTTATTCACCACTCTTAACAAGGATTACCCGTTCATTCTCATCTTCGTTAAGAGTTACTACCTAAGACTCCTTATTGGGCTCACCTAGGCATACAGATACATTTTCAGTCTCAGTGCTTATCACAAGTCTACCACAGGTTTACCTAATAGGATACCCTTTTGTCTAGATATGTTACTAGGATTGTCAATCCTAGTATACTAAGTTTTTAGCAAACTTAAATACATACTCAATTTTAGATAATTATTCACTTAATCCATTAATAAGTTAACCAATTGatttatgtgatatatatataagtgcaagttt from Gossypium hirsutum isolate 1008001.06 chromosome A04, Gossypium_hirsutum_v2.1, whole genome shotgun sequence includes:
- the LOC107949138 gene encoding uncharacterized protein, which produces MFSQASTQQIQIEERKKETMGLMEKPPTILFPLLLRNLVSSVLISADKSLFYLSERYKLLKMIRYLVVTCFLFFLKLILSSIPTNLLSLSLQSDENNSFKTHKNDAYAVAGVGVGDSGISRALSQLLASVNDIPVSSRKYEIVRSLAERLIEENCREGIKALREMNRVVLSAAFSRTLCQLESAMAEHDRVGLDGSVARPVQYQVVRVLRAVRSVGDGVWGRAGKGVVRDVNRSGNSAEKMAAELLWLAQKLAACGFADEALEKWASASNLASLSLLAEPRLQGSLVKVTAFLFNQAKNIRVEEDREESSKEKWSQTKMKMITSWLPLLCRGSNGSDVPVLSISERAELEKILEDAIEKLEGEEQEQVLSLWLHHFTYCPSSDWPNLHASYTRWCTTSRKALCSHLSI